The region TGTCACCTTCCCGCCCGGGCTGGGGCAGTTCATGGCCTCCAGGGTGAGTGGGGGCACGTGGGGCtccctggggaccccaaaacctcccagcAGGGGCTCAGCGTGTCCACTTGTCCATCTGTCCAGCTCACCATGAAGGAATATCTCATCTCCCTCTTTGACAACCGCACGTGGGGCGTGCTGGCTGCCAATGCCTCGGGGGCggcccagcctggggggctctggcaggAATGGGACCATCCCTCTGCCACCATCTACGGCACCTTGACCTTCTTCCTGCTCATGAAGGTAACCATGGCTCCCCAGTCTCTGGGTGTGTCCCCCAACACGGTGTCCCCATGGGCTGACCCCCAcccccctctgtccccccagTTCTGGATGCTGATCCTGGCCACCACCCTACCCCTGCCAGCCGGGTACTTCATGCCCATCTTCATCTATGGTGAGTcgggggctggggggacatGGTGGGGACAGTCTGGCTGAGGGGGAACATGGGAGGGACAGCCAGGCCAAGGGGGGACATGGgagggacagccaggctggaggggacagccaggccaAGGGGGGACATGGgagggacagccaggctggaggggacagccaggctgggggggACATAGGAGGGACAGCCAGCCCGGGAGAGGGGTGCAGGGGGTTCATTCAGCCTCTGGAGTGGGATACTGGGGGTGTACCCAGCCCTGGAGAGGGGGAGTACATCCAGCTCTGGAACATCTGCAGGAGGGTGATCACCTCTACCTCCACCATTCTGGGGGGGCTCCGGGGGTCTCCCcaccttccctcctcccccaaTTTTAGGAGCAGCCATCGGGCGCCTGATGGGGGAGGTGGTGGCCCTGCTCTTCCCACGGGGGCTCCATTCAGAGGGACCCCCACGGCCCATTATTCCTGCTGGCTACGCTCTGGCTGGTGAGTCTGGGGGTGGGGGACACCCCCACGGGCAGGGGGACACCCCCGGGTGGGGGACACCCCCACGGGCAGGGGGAcacccatccccatcccctgaCGCCCCTCCCCGGCAGGCGCAGCCGCGTTCGCGGGCTCGGTGACCCACGCGGTGTCCACGGCCCTGCTGGTGTGCGAGGCCACCGGGCACCTGAGCCACCTCCTGCCCACTGTGCTGGCCGTGCTGGTGGCCAACGCCATCAGCCAGAAGAACCAACCATCCTTCTATGACGCTGGCATCATCGTCAAGAAGCTGCCCTACCTGCCCCCCATCCGCAGCCGGCACATCGCGTAAGCCCCCGCCCCAAACCCCACGTTTTGGGGGTGTTCTCCAGGAAACGATGGAAATTTGGGGCTTTTGTGCTCGCCAGCTCCTACCGAGTGATGGTGGAGGAGTTCATGGAGCGCCGGGTGGTGGCCTTGGCCAAGGGGGACGGTTtccaggaggtgctggtggcCTTGGACGCTTCTGCTGATACCGAGTACCCCGTGGTGGAGAGCACAGGTGGGATGTGGGACCTGGGGGGTCACTGTCACCATGGGGGATGGCCAGTGAGTCCCTGGCCCTGGGGTGGCCCTTCTGTGTCTCCTCATGCTGTCCCCATGGTGTCCCCCCAGTGCCCACTTGATATTCCCACACCATCTCCATGCCTTGCCCACGCTGTCCCTATGGGGTGTTCCCGCAGTGTCCCCATACTGCTCTTAGGGTGTCCTTTGATATTCCCAGGCTGTCCTGCTCCCATGGTGTCCACATGTTGTGCCCTCAATATTGCCAGAGGGCCACCTCAGTATTCCCATACTGTCCCCATGCCATTCCCAGACCATCCCCATGGTGTCCCCATGCCATTCCCATACCATCGCAAAGGTGTCCCCATGCCATTCCCAGACCATCCCCGTGGTGTCCCCATGTCATTCCCAGATCCTCCCCGTGGTGTCCCTGTACTGTGTCTatgctgtccccatcccattcGGTGTCCCCATGCTGTTCCCTCAATATTCCCATTCTGTTTCCATGGTGTCCCTGGGGGGTGTCCCCTCGATCTTGCCATACTGTCCCCATACTGTCCTCATACCATCactctgctgtccccatgggATGTCCCCTAGGTGTCCCCAGTACCTCCCCTGTTATTCCCACTGTCCCCATGCTGTCCCCTCTCTCCAGGGTCCCTCACTCTGGTGGGCACCGTCAGCAGGTCCCAGCTGGTCACCTTCCTCCAGAGCCACAAGCACCCTCAGGCCCCCCAAGGGGAGAAGGTAAATGGGATGGGGGCACCCTACCACAcccaaaaagctgcttttccaccccaaaattaACGTGTCACCTTCCACAAGCTGGCCAACGTGGGGACACTCGGGGACGACTGCGCCATCGAGCCCATCATGCTCCAGTTCTCCCCGTGGACCTCCCTGCACCAGGTCTGGGGGCGTGAAACGTGTCCTGGGAGCCCCCCCAGGTCTGTGTCACACTGAGGGGACACGGTGAGGGGGCATGTCCCCACGTGTCCCTGTTGTCCTTTTCCCAGGCCTATCAcctcttccagctgctgaagctgcagcGAGTCTTTGTCACCCGCTCTGGGGAGCTGGTGGGAGCCgtgagcagggcagaggtgaaaaaggggaaaaggggggaaaaggggaaaaaggggaaaaaaggggggaaaaggggggaaaagggggcaggaaagggaagagaaaatgggGGTAATGAGGGGAGAAGGGggtgaaaggagaagggaaagtgGGGGGAGAGCCCCTGTCCCACCACctctgtccccttccagctgcGGAGAGCAATCGAGGACCTCGCCAACCCCAAGTGATGACGCTTTGGGACCACAGGGGACTCCTCCCCACGGACGTCCCCCATGAAAAGAGGGGGAGTCCTGACCCCCCCAGCAGTGTGGGGGGTCTGGGCTGGGGGCATCGGTTCTCTGGCAGAGCGTGTTGTGCATTAAACCATCGACCCATCAGtgcttcctccctctcctcctcctcctctttctccagccctgctggtttCTTCTGGGGAGGGTCACCCCCTcccaaacccaacaacaacCCTTAAAACCgcccaaatcaccccaaaactgcccagGACATGCACTGAAGTGCCCCCCTTCTAAAATTATCAGCACATAATTATCCTCATTTTAATCACTGCAATTAATCAGGGGGTGGGTGTTTAGTGACCCCGAAATCCGCGGGGAGTAGGGGGCCGAGTCCCCCCAGCTCTTCGGTGTCCCTGGACGGGGGCGCAGCGGGTTTGGGCGGCGCATCGGGCTCTAACGAAGCCGTAATTAAGCCTGGGGGGTTAATTAGGCGCGGCGGGGCAGGTTGGGCAGGGCGGGCATGCCCGGGCCCGGAGCAGGACGGGTGAAGCGGGGTCAGCGCCAGGGAGACACCCCAAaagtggggcaggagctgggctgggctccggGCTGGGCgctgggagcggggctgggcggCGGCACCCACGGGAGGAGcgaggggagcggggcagggtCCGCAGCCCCCGATCGCCCGGGGTGGCTGGCTGGGTGGGCGGTCAGcgagcagcacccccagccctgcccgtcCCTCCAGAAGCCCCGCTGTCaccgtgcctcagtttccccgtgGCGTCCCCAGCCCGTGGGCTCCTTGCCCGGCCCCGCCCTGGCACACAGGCGACCGGGGGCTGCCAGGCCCGGCCCGGGGTGTCCCCCCCGATCCGGCCgagccctgggtgtccccccGATCCGACACAGCCCGGGGTATCCCCCCGATCCGCCCTCCCGGGGTGTCCCCCCGGATCCGACCCCTCCAGGGGTGTCCCCCCGGATCCGACCCAGCCCGGGGTGTCCCCCCCGGATCCGACCCCTCCGGGGTGTCCCCCCCGATCCGACTCCTCCCGGGGTGTCCCCCCCGATCCGCCCCTCCCGGGAGCCCCGGCCTTGGAGCCGCGCTCGAGCCCGGCGGACGCGTGACACCCCCAGGCCGAAATGCCCCAAAAGGGGTGAAAATCCCCCAAAGCCGCGGCTGTCGCAGCGCGATGTTGGCCCGCCCTCGCCCCCCAGCCGGCCCTTATTATGGTTTGGGGCAGAAGAAAAGGTCCAAGCCTTGTTCCGGCGTTTTCCCACCCCGTCATTTGCAGGCTCCGGGCAGCCGGGCTCTGGCTTCGGGGGAGCGGCGGGCGATGAAAAGGCCAAATTCCTCCTGGGTTTTGCTGGGGAAAGGGGCCCCGGCTGGGAAACGCTCCAGGAGCCGTGTGAAACCCCTTAAAACCCCTGATAACCCCCTAAAAACTGTAAGCCCCTTTAAAAACTCTCTTTAACTCACTTAAACTCCCTTAAAAAATCCTCTTTAACCCATTTAAACCGCCACTAAAACCCCTAAACCCCCTCACTTTAAAAGCCCCCttaaccccccaaaaaaatccctaaataaAACCCTTAAAAAACATTAAGCCTCCctaaaaaataacttaaaacCCCTTTAAAGCCCCTAACCCCCCTTTCAAACCCTGATAATTCcttaaaaaaccttaaaatgcctaaaaccccccaaaacttTAAACCTTCTCAACTCCCCCTTAATGCCCCccaaaacctttaaaaatccttaaaacaccttaaaaatccctttaaaacCCTCTTACAATCCTTTAAATGCTCTTAAAACCCCTAAAATCTAGGGGAAATCCCCTCTCTTTGCCCCCCAAATTCCCTCTGTGAGTCTCTGTGAGCCAGTGGGAAAACACAATATTCtagaaaaccaaaaagcacatatttttattcaaaaccccacaaaaatccccataaatccatgaaaaaagggggggaaaaaaagcatcagagctgaggtttttttatttccccctttttatcTCTCCCAAACCTGACACGACCTTTAATTCCTCAcaataaatatacaaaaatagaataaattagGTTAAAAAATACAAGGCAACACTGGCAGATCAGCGATAAaggacaaaaaaaccacccaaaaacccGGTGGGAGAGGAATAAAtagggagaaaaaagcaaaaataaatcagttttggGACTGAgccctttttttcttgaaatgtgggggaaaaataagaagaaaaatccctcCCCCAGTTCCAAACAAgcttgaaatttcatttttttaggggggagggaaggggcagcaCCCGTTTCATCCCCAAGCACGGGGACAATATCAATAACActataaaaaaacccttaataattacagaaataataaataaacccCTCGGGGAGGAGGGGGGGTTCACGTGGCGTTCCGGGGGTTTGGGCTCAGCCCggggcccccccggcccccgcctgctcctgcagccccagcaggctgTAGGCGATGCGCTTCTGGTGGCCCGGCAGCCGCACCCCGATCCGCTTGATGTCCCTGGAAAGGGGAGCACGGGAACATGGAGTCAGGAGCGGGGCAGGGGGGGCTGCAGGCACCACGGCCACGGCCGGGCCTgggggagccaggagcagcGTCCTCGGGGGGGGTGGATGGGGGTGGACACGGCTCATCCCaaggaatggatggatggatggacacgGCTCATccgagggatggatggatggacacgGCTCATCCCGAGGGATGGATGGATACGGCTCATcctgagggatggatggatggacacgGCTCATCCCGAGGGATGGATGGATACGGCTCATCCTGAGGGATGGGTGGATGGACACGGCTCATCccgagggatggatggatggatggacacgGCTCATCccaagggatggatggatggatggacacgGCTCATCccaagggatggatggatggatggacacgGCTCATccgagggatggatggatggatggacatgGCTCATCCcaagggagggatggatggacacgGCTCATCCcaagggagggatggatggacacgGCTCATccgagggatggatggatggatgggcacTGCTCATCccaagggatggatggatggatgggcacTGCTCATCccaagggatggatggatggacacgGCTCATCccaagggatggatggatggacacgGCTCATccgagggatggatggatggatacgGCTCATCccgagggatggatggatggacacgGCTCATCccgagggatggatggatggatggacatgGCTCATCCcaagggatggatggataggGCTCATCCCGAGGGATGGATAGATGGACATAGCTAACCCCAAGGGATGGATGGACATGGCTCATCCCGAGGAACGGATGGACATGGCTCATCCCGAGGAATGGACGGATAGATGGGCATGGCTCATCCCAAGGGAGGGACAGACTGACATGGCTCATCCCGGGGAATGGATGGATAGATGGGCATGGCTCATCCCGAGGAATGGACGGATAGATGGGCATGGCTCATCCCAAGGGAGGGACAGACTGACATGGCTCATCCCAAGGAATGGATGGACATGGCTCATCCCGAGGGAGGGACAGACTGACATGGCTCATCCCAAGGAATGGATGGACATGGCTCATCCCGAGGGACAGATGGACGGATACAGCTCATCCTGCCCTCTCCGGCCAAGGAACATCTAATTTTATCCCGTCCCTTGGGCCACCAAGGCCACGGAAGTGGTTTCCGTTCCCAGCACATCCCCGTCCCTCGGGATTGGGGGGGAGGGATCGGGACGGTGCGGGGACACATCCTAGGGACAGCAGGGGAGTGGGGTGGGGACAGTCTGGGAGTGCCACggggacagcacggggacagggacTCACTCGCTGGTCATCTGCAGGACCTTCTCGATGGTGCTGTAGCCCGAGGCCATGAAGGTCTCGGTGTACTGCGGCATGCGGATGGACTCCAGCCACTCCGGGACCGAGCGGAACGGGACGCCCTCGGAGCCGCTGGTGCTGGGCAGCCGGATGGACACCCTGCGGAACAACGAGGCAGAAATAGAAAGATGCAAAAAAAGTGGAGCAGGAATGCAAGGCTGGAAAAGCGATGTGAAAACAGAAGGGTGTGAACACGatgcagaaaggaaacaatGCAAAAAATTATGCAGGAATGGAgaggtgtaaaaaaaaaatgtgaaaatggaaGGTgcaaaaaacactgaaaatgggAAGGTGCAAAAAATGATGCAGAAAGGCGAGGACACgaaaatattgcagaaattaAACAGTGCAAAAAATGATGCAGGAAGGGAAAGGTGCAAAAATGGTGCAGGAATGAAAGGGTGGCAAATAGAGATGCAAAAGTGGAAGGATGGAAAAATGACACGAGTTGAAAAGAtgtaaaaaataatgtgaaaatgGAAAGATGAGAAATTCTGCGGAAATGGAAAGGGGAAATAATGCCAAAACCTGAAATGATTCAAAAACACCACAGAAATGAAATGATGTGAAAAATGATGTGAAAGTGGAAGGTTAAAACAATGATGCAGAAATGGAAGGATGcgaaaaattatatgaaaatggAAGGATGGAAAAATAATGTAGAAATGGGAAGATGACaaaaaatgaatgcagaaaTGAGATGATGAAATTGTGATGCAGAAAGTGGAAATGTGAAAATGGGGAAATACCAAAAGATGATGCAGAAATGGAGATGCCAGAAGCAACGAGGGACTGCAGAGATgcaaaacccaacccaaaacagCACCATGAGAGTGCAAAAAATGATGAACAAAATGagaagattaaaacaaaattatgcaaaaaaaatgatagaaaacacaaaaatgtgcaacaatcagagaatcccagactggtttggctgggagggaccttaaagcaAGCCCaccccattccacccctgccatgggcagggacactttctaCTATCCCAGGAGTTTCCAAGCCCggtccaacctggccttggacactgccagggatcccgAGGCaatcacagctgctctgggcaactgCTCCCCTCCCTCTTCTTGCCCCCCACCCCATCCTGGCACTCGCTGCACTCACCGAGGGTCGAAATCTGCCAGTGCCTTGAGGGACTCGGGGGCGCGGATGAGTTTGTCGAGGATGCTGACGATGTCAGGGAATTTGGGGCGCCGGCAGcgctcctgctgccagcactgcatcATCAGCTGGTAGATGGCCGAGGGACAGTCCAGCGGCGCGGGGAGGCGGAAGCCCTCGTTGATGGCCTTCATCACCTacgaggaggacgaggagggTCAGGGATGGTCCCCCAAAAAAAGGCGTTcattcacagaatcccagaatggtttgggttggaaggactttaaagctcatctcattgcagcccctgccctgggcagggacaccttccaccgcCCCAGGCTGATCCCAGCCTTGGcccacctggccttgaatgtCTCCCAAAatgctggtggtggtggtggagggTGAGCACTCACCTCGTGGTTGGAGAGCTCCCAGTAGGGCCGCTCGCCGTAGGACATCACCTCCCACATGACGATGCCGTAGCTCCAGACGTCGCTGGCAGAGGTGAACTTGCGGTAGGAGATGGCTTCGGGTGCTGTCCAACGGATCGGGATCTTCCCACCCTACAGCAACATTGGGGTCAACCCTgcacccccaaaaaaccacctcaCCTTGTTCAAACACCCCAACATGGCCACCGTGATTGACTATCATCCACCTTGTTCAACCACCCCACCATGACCACCATGACGGACAATCACCCACCTTGGACAACTGCCCCAACATGACCAACCACCCCCTCACCTTGGCCAGCCACCCTTCCATGGCCAGCCAGCCCCCCCTCCCTGGCCACCgccctgctgcagtgacactcaCACTGGTGGTGTAGGTGGCTTCAGGGTCATCTTCCAGCACCCTCGAGAGCCCGAAATCGGACACTTTGCACACCAGATTGCTGTTCACCAGGATGTTCCTGGCAGCCAGGTCCCGATGGACGTAATTCATGTTGGCCAAGTACTTCATGCCGGCGGCGATGCCCCTCAACATCCCCACCAGCTGGATGATGCCAAATTCGCCTTCTTTCtcctgggaaaaggggagaatCCAGCCTGGAATCCACCTGTTGTCCCCCCTCCTTTGGTGGGTGTTGGAGGCTCCACCACCTCGTGGCTGCTGCCATCGCGTGTCACCTACCCTCAGGAATTTATCCAGCGCCCCGTTCTCCATGTACTCCGTGATGATCATGAAGGGCTTGTCTGTACAAAAGAAAGACTCCAGAATAGgtaaaaacaccaaaaaatatCCCTCCAAGCCCCAAAAAAGTCACTCCCCTAACTCCCAcaaaccctcccaaaatccTTAAACCCCCAAATGCCCAATAcctctcaaaaaaacccaaccccccaaaaatgacaaaaaacctcaaccacccccaaaaacccaaaccctcccaattcccccaaaaccccagacCCCCAACTCCCCAAAAAGTCACCTCTGTTAAACAttaccaaaacaacaaaaaaatttcaacCCCCTTACAGACTCCAAAAAACCATACagccaaaaccccaaaataactCCCCCAACTCCTCCAAAAATCCTCTAAGCTCCCCATAAAACCTTCCAAATAAACCTGAattccctccccaaaaaaatcccaacctcATCCCCCAAAAAGACCCAAgtcccccaaattcccctttGCGCCGTTGCTCAAAACaccctgggtttttttgggagtgTTTTGCTGGGAggttggggtgggttttttgtggggacaggacacagaggACACTCACACTTGGAGACAACGCCCTCGAGGCGGATGATGTTGTGGTGGCAGAACTGTCCCATGATGGTGGCCTCGCTCAGGAAGTCCACGCGCTGCTTCTCCGTGTACCCCACCTTCAACGTCTTGATGGCCACTGGCACCTCCTTCCTGCCGCGCTTCAGGGTGCCCTTGTACACCTCCCCAAATTCACCTGTTCCAAAAAACGTGGGGCACCCTTAGCCTCCCTGTCCCAccctgattttggggtgtctctGGGGAGACAAAGCCACGCACCGGCGCCGATGACCTTCTGGCGGGTGATGAAGGATGGAGGGATCTCGGTGGTGAACTTGAGCATGGCTTGGTTGGGGTCTTCGTAAGTGTGGGGGTCAACGTAGGTCTTGAGGGGCTTCAGCTGGTCTGGAGGTGTCAAGGAGGGGGTCAGCACTCCTGTCaccccctgcccatccctgttGTCCCCACTGTCCCATGGCTCACCTGACTTGGAGAAGTAGACGTCCTCAGCGGATTGCCGCGGCCGTGACCTCCTCCTCCTGCggaaaagaagcattttgtcTCAAAAGATCATCCCTCGCCCATACGTGGTGGTGGGACAATGacattttggggatttttttgggggggctttGTCCCCTTACCGCCGGAGGATGTAGAGGAGAGTGGCCAAGAGGACGACGACAAAGACGACGCCAGCGATGCTGCCAGCGATGACGGTGGTCGATGCCATGGCCTCGGAACCTGCGGGGACCATCCAGGTGAGCCCTGCACCCCCTGGAGCGCCCACCCCACACTCCTGACACCCCCCTGGAGAGCCCACCCCGCACTCCTGACACCCCCCTGGAGAGCCCACCCCGCACTCCTGACACCCCCCTGGAGCCCCCACCCTGCACTCCTGACACCCCCTGGAGCGCCCACCCCGCGCTCCTGACACCCCCTGGAGCCCCCACCCCGCGCTCCTGACACCCCCTGGAGCCCCCCCCCTGCACTCCTGACACCCCCTGGAGCCCCTCCTCACCCTCGGGCAGGGTCTCGAACTCGTGCTGGGGGCTGAAGGCCCCGTGGCCGTCGGCGGTGAGAGCCTGGACCCGAACCACGTAGGCGGTGCCTGGGGACAGTTTGGGCAGGGTGACAGAGGTGCCCTCGCAGCGCAGCACCGAGTAGCTGTTCTCATCcacctggggacatggcagGGTGACATTAGGGTGACACGCAGGGAGGGGTGGCATAGGTGGGGCAAAGATGAGATGATGTGGGGGATGTGACAtggatggggcagggatggaggtgaCATGGCTAGAGGGATGAACATGGGAGGGACACGGACGGAGGCAAGGATAGAGGTGACGTGGATGGGGAGGTGACAGGGATGGAGGGGTGACATGGATGAAGCAGGGATGGAGGTGACAGGGATGGGGGCAAGGATGGAGGTGACACGGATGGAGGTGTCAGGCTGTGTCACCTTCTTGCTGTAGGTGACCTCATACTTCCAGACCCGACTCTGCTGCCGCAGTGGCACCGTCCAGGACAGGACAAGGCTGGTGGCCGTCCGTCCATCCAGGCTCACTGATGTCACCCGGGGGGGCTCTGCCATGGGGACACAAAAGGATGTCACTGAGGTGTTCCcatgggggacagggacaccacaGAAGTGTCCCCTCCATGAAGGAAaggtgtgggagctgctgttgtCCCCTCACCCGTCTGGTTGACGCTGATGGTGGCGCTGGCCACGCTGCGCTGGTGGCTGGAGGGGGACACCCCGTTGCGGGCCTCCACGGTGAAGGTGTAGTTGACGTGTGGCTCCAGGTCGGTGACAGTGACCTCTGTCCCCGTGAGCCCCCGGGGAGGCTGTGAGAACCGGACCCCCCCGTCACAGGGACGGCACTCGCCGCTCTCGGGCCAGCACTGCTCGCAGGTGACGCTGTAGGTGACATCCTCGCGGCCACCAGGGTCGGCCGGGGGGGCCCAGCGCAGCTGCACCGTGGCCCCCAACCCCAGGGCTGTGACAGCCTGGGGGGGCGAGGGGGgacctgcaggggacacagggcagggtcAGGGGACAGGGCGGTTCCGTGTCACCTCAGTGAGGTGACACCGCGGTGTTCCCCTCCGGAGGTGACTTACGGGTGCAGGGATGCTCCGGGGGGTCCTCAGGGGCCCGGAAAAATCCATCCTCACACGggcaggcggcggcggcggccggggcgggcagAGTGTGgggaggacagggctggcagcccccTGAGGACACTGTGGCCTTGAAGGTGCCAGGGGGACAAGCTGGGGGGGGACACACAAAGTGACACCAGTGAGATCCCAAATCTGCTCCCCATCCATGGGATCAGCACCTGGCAGGTGAGGGGGGAAG is a window of Motacilla alba alba isolate MOTALB_02 chromosome 21, Motacilla_alba_V1.0_pri, whole genome shotgun sequence DNA encoding:
- the CLCNKA gene encoding chloride channel protein ClC-Ka isoform X2, translating into MERPVPGGLRGEKEEEEEERVLVSEHSWRPCPTARRRVRAHTWLYREIGDIGVLKYLSWTLFPTALAAFSTGFSQSITPHSGGSGIPELKTILMGVVLEDYLAIQNFGAKVVGLTCTLTCGSTLFLGKVGPYVHLSAMAAAYLGKMRTTVTREYENKFKQHEMLVAAQAVGVATVFGSPISGVLFSIEVMSPHFAVRDYWRGFFAATCGAFMFRLLAVFNSEQETIAAVFKSDLKIDFPFDFLEIFFFLILGTICGTVACAYLFCQRWMMVAVKKNRLTAKLLATDKPVYTVLMVLLLASVTFPPGLGQFMASRLTMKEYLISLFDNRTWGVLAANASGAAQPGGLWQEWDHPSATIYGTLTFFLLMKFWMLILATTLPLPAGYFMPIFIYGAAIGRLMGEVVALLFPRGLHSEGPPRPIIPAGYALAGAAAFAGSVTHAVSTALLVCEATGHLSHLLPTVLAVLVANAISQKNQPSFYDAGIIVKKLPYLPPIRSRHIASYRVMVEEFMERRVVALAKGDGFQEVLVALDASADTEYPVVESTGSLTLVGTVSRSQLVTFLQSHKHPQAPQGEKLANVGTLGDDCAIEPIMLQFSPWTSLHQAYHLFQLLKLQRVFVTRSGELVGAVSRAELRRAIEDLANPK
- the CLCNKA gene encoding chloride channel protein ClC-Ka isoform X1, whose translation is MERPVPGGLRGEKEEEEEERVLVSEHSWRPCPTARRRVRGCLEWVRRQLFRVGEDWYFLFILGVLMATISFTMDIIISRLHAAHTWLYREIGDIGVLKYLSWTLFPTALAAFSTGFSQSITPHSGGSGIPELKTILMGVVLEDYLAIQNFGAKVVGLTCTLTCGSTLFLGKVGPYVHLSAMAAAYLGKMRTTVTREYENKFKQHEMLVAAQAVGVATVFGSPISGVLFSIEVMSPHFAVRDYWRGFFAATCGAFMFRLLAVFNSEQETIAAVFKSDLKIDFPFDFLEIFFFLILGTICGTVACAYLFCQRWMMVAVKKNRLTAKLLATDKPVYTVLMVLLLASVTFPPGLGQFMASRLTMKEYLISLFDNRTWGVLAANASGAAQPGGLWQEWDHPSATIYGTLTFFLLMKFWMLILATTLPLPAGYFMPIFIYGAAIGRLMGEVVALLFPRGLHSEGPPRPIIPAGYALAGAAAFAGSVTHAVSTALLVCEATGHLSHLLPTVLAVLVANAISQKNQPSFYDAGIIVKKLPYLPPIRSRHIASYRVMVEEFMERRVVALAKGDGFQEVLVALDASADTEYPVVESTGSLTLVGTVSRSQLVTFLQSHKHPQAPQGEKLANVGTLGDDCAIEPIMLQFSPWTSLHQAYHLFQLLKLQRVFVTRSGELVGAVSRAELRRAIEDLANPK
- the EPHA2 gene encoding ephrin type-A receptor 2 isoform X1, which gives rise to MWVPPSPRTVWGAVGNPQVPERVWRGGGKVKIRGKVEMRAEKFKLKGEKFNKGRKLKQWGAVKNGGTNRIEEKEIYVGRKKAKMRQNPRVGATFPMPSVQPMCRGRVLLGAPKRGRHRGEVVLLDFAKAHGELGWLTHPYGKGWDQLQNVLNDSLIYIYSVCNVLEGEQENWLRTNWIYRGVAQRIFIELQFTVRDCNSFPTAGGGSCKETFNLYYAESDVDYGTNFQKRQFRKIDTIAPDEITVQEDFAARNVKLNVEVRSVGPLRRKGFYLAFQDLGACVALLSVRVYYKRCPAVVRGMARFPETVAGADSQTLAEVRGACVAEAVAEQAPALHCNADGEWLVPIGECLCRAGFQSLGDTCQACPPGTFKATVSSGGCQPCPPHTLPAPAAAAACPCEDGFFRAPEDPPEHPCTRPPSPPQAVTALGLGATVQLRWAPPADPGGREDVTYSVTCEQCWPESGECRPCDGGVRFSQPPRGLTGTEVTVTDLEPHVNYTFTVEARNGVSPSSHQRSVASATISVNQTEPPRVTSVSLDGRTATSLVLSWTVPLRQQSRVWKYEVTYSKKVDENSYSVLRCEGTSVTLPKLSPGTAYVVRVQALTADGHGAFSPQHEFETLPEGSEAMASTTVIAGSIAGVVFVVVLLATLLYILRRRRRSRPRQSAEDVYFSKSDQLKPLKTYVDPHTYEDPNQAMLKFTTEIPPSFITRQKVIGAGEFGEVYKGTLKRGRKEVPVAIKTLKVGYTEKQRVDFLSEATIMGQFCHHNIIRLEGVVSKYKPFMIITEYMENGALDKFLREKEGEFGIIQLVGMLRGIAAGMKYLANMNYVHRDLAARNILVNSNLVCKVSDFGLSRVLEDDPEATYTTSGGKIPIRWTAPEAISYRKFTSASDVWSYGIVMWEVMSYGERPYWELSNHEVMKAINEGFRLPAPLDCPSAIYQLMMQCWQQERCRRPKFPDIVSILDKLIRAPESLKALADFDPRVSIRLPSTSGSEGVPFRSVPEWLESIRMPQYTETFMASGYSTIEKVLQMTSEDIKRIGVRLPGHQKRIAYSLLGLQEQAGAGGAPG
- the EPHA2 gene encoding ephrin type-A receptor 2 isoform X2 yields the protein MNRSGRAAPHPTPPALPAGPPLVGRARDPQNRPAMAGTPPGLTLLLLTALSPLAAEEVVLLDFAKAHGELGWLTHPYGKGWDQLQNVLNDSLIYIYSVCNVLEGEQENWLRTNWIYRGVAQRIFIELQFTVRDCNSFPTAGGGSCKETFNLYYAESDVDYGTNFQKRQFRKIDTIAPDEITVQEDFAARNVKLNVEVRSVGPLRRKGFYLAFQDLGACVALLSVRVYYKRCPAVVRGMARFPETVAGADSQTLAEVRGACVAEAVAEQAPALHCNADGEWLVPIGECLCRAGFQSLGDTCQACPPGTFKATVSSGGCQPCPPHTLPAPAAAAACPCEDGFFRAPEDPPEHPCTRPPSPPQAVTALGLGATVQLRWAPPADPGGREDVTYSVTCEQCWPESGECRPCDGGVRFSQPPRGLTGTEVTVTDLEPHVNYTFTVEARNGVSPSSHQRSVASATISVNQTEPPRVTSVSLDGRTATSLVLSWTVPLRQQSRVWKYEVTYSKKVDENSYSVLRCEGTSVTLPKLSPGTAYVVRVQALTADGHGAFSPQHEFETLPEGSEAMASTTVIAGSIAGVVFVVVLLATLLYILRRRRRSRPRQSAEDVYFSKSDQLKPLKTYVDPHTYEDPNQAMLKFTTEIPPSFITRQKVIGAGEFGEVYKGTLKRGRKEVPVAIKTLKVGYTEKQRVDFLSEATIMGQFCHHNIIRLEGVVSKYKPFMIITEYMENGALDKFLREKEGEFGIIQLVGMLRGIAAGMKYLANMNYVHRDLAARNILVNSNLVCKVSDFGLSRVLEDDPEATYTTSGGKIPIRWTAPEAISYRKFTSASDVWSYGIVMWEVMSYGERPYWELSNHEVMKAINEGFRLPAPLDCPSAIYQLMMQCWQQERCRRPKFPDIVSILDKLIRAPESLKALADFDPRVSIRLPSTSGSEGVPFRSVPEWLESIRMPQYTETFMASGYSTIEKVLQMTSEDIKRIGVRLPGHQKRIAYSLLGLQEQAGAGGAPG